From a single Lactococcus carnosus genomic region:
- a CDS encoding sigma-54-dependent transcriptional regulator: MLRIDRVYQALSKLWFDKTINDLEEMQGTPALELAKALAISRANTSLELNKLVRDGRVIKVTTYPVRFLPKEGMEALLDKALQDVTEIQTVAEIIGSDQDKSEVNADVTLAHSKNPFDQIIGYQSSLKKVISQAKAAVYYPPSGLHMLLLGQTGTGKTFFAEKTYEYSQYEGLLAEDAPFKSFNCADYYNNPQLLMSQLFGYTKGAFTGAESDREGLVEKADGGILLLDEVHRLPPEGQEMLFYFIDNGTFNRLGESGVKRHSKVLIICATTENPESALLKTFVRRIPMTIQIPSLSERSIEERVELTTFLFGQEAKRIKKTIRISIDVINALVHATTSGNVGQLKSMIQLVCAQAFLKSIHRFEEVDIDIRSLPEEIREDWMSSRENLARAMTISKYVDVVTVIHPEKIAIAPAASTDYNIYDALDKKMAVLEDEGLSHTRIKQTMLDELQLYLKKYVKNYDSTLNLLNFVDKSIVDFVTDLKGIAEAEMGVKFDRRFVYFFAMHIDAYFARGEKVNLLVEQEIEHFKKDHGLAYQVAERFKVEVFNTFHHSLPDIEVAYLAMLLVNMETESTDQKIGILVAAHGNSTATSMVNVVTELLGVAQIDSLDMSLAMTPQEMFEAVVDKVKKLNMGKGVLLLVDMGSLSMIEPKLVKASGIEVRIIQNVTTVMVLDAVRKAAYTDRTLMNVYDSVKRDFLAAVRAQKTSKGRPKAIVSICMTGSGTAKKVASLLNDIVERTTDEDVRVLTLSALKIKEEMPKILANYQVLASVGTKNPKIEAPYISLEKLIEGSGTNMLTQILTKGEMSEVDNKSQNYVIRDLCADMLETHLVYLNPRLMLDFLLKWTDQVQQECQMNFQNATLIKLIIHSAFAFERVIKEDALAYEDTASVPTLALLPIVSKTLLTMEDGLNLRLSQGEKLFICEILAEATSVS; encoded by the coding sequence ATGCTCAGAATCGACCGTGTCTACCAAGCCTTAAGTAAGCTATGGTTTGATAAGACTATAAATGATCTAGAGGAAATGCAAGGTACACCTGCGCTTGAACTTGCTAAGGCATTAGCAATTAGTCGGGCCAATACAAGTCTAGAATTGAATAAATTAGTGCGAGATGGTCGCGTAATCAAGGTGACCACCTATCCAGTGCGTTTTCTACCTAAGGAAGGCATGGAGGCACTATTAGATAAAGCGTTACAAGATGTGACGGAAATCCAAACTGTGGCTGAGATCATCGGCTCTGATCAAGACAAGTCAGAAGTCAATGCCGATGTGACACTTGCACACTCAAAAAATCCGTTTGATCAAATCATTGGCTACCAGTCAAGCTTAAAAAAAGTGATCTCCCAAGCTAAGGCAGCAGTTTACTATCCCCCATCGGGTTTACACATGCTCTTACTGGGTCAGACTGGTACAGGTAAGACTTTTTTTGCGGAAAAAACCTATGAGTACTCCCAATATGAGGGGTTACTAGCAGAAGATGCCCCCTTTAAGAGTTTTAACTGTGCAGATTACTATAATAATCCGCAGCTGCTGATGAGTCAATTGTTTGGCTATACCAAAGGGGCATTCACAGGGGCAGAAAGTGATCGTGAGGGCTTAGTTGAAAAGGCAGATGGCGGTATTTTACTACTAGATGAGGTACATCGACTCCCGCCAGAAGGCCAAGAAATGCTTTTTTATTTTATAGATAATGGGACATTTAACCGATTGGGAGAGAGTGGGGTTAAACGACATAGTAAAGTCCTCATCATTTGTGCGACGACGGAAAACCCAGAGTCGGCCTTATTAAAGACCTTTGTCAGACGGATTCCGATGACGATTCAAATTCCTTCCTTGAGCGAGCGCTCAATCGAGGAACGTGTTGAATTGACAACCTTTTTATTTGGTCAGGAAGCCAAGCGCATCAAGAAAACAATCCGCATTTCGATCGATGTGATTAATGCGCTTGTGCATGCGACGACTTCTGGTAATGTCGGTCAGTTAAAATCAATGATTCAGCTCGTTTGTGCACAGGCATTTTTGAAAAGTATTCATCGTTTTGAGGAAGTAGATATCGATATTCGTAGTCTGCCAGAGGAAATTCGAGAAGACTGGATGAGCAGTCGTGAAAACTTAGCTCGCGCCATGACGATTTCAAAATATGTTGATGTCGTGACAGTGATTCATCCTGAAAAAATAGCTATAGCACCTGCGGCGTCAACGGATTACAACATCTATGATGCGCTTGATAAAAAGATGGCTGTCCTGGAAGATGAGGGATTATCTCATACGCGGATCAAACAGACCATGCTCGATGAGTTGCAGTTATATCTGAAAAAATATGTTAAAAATTATGATAGTACCCTAAATCTGCTAAACTTTGTTGACAAATCGATTGTTGACTTTGTTACTGACTTAAAAGGGATTGCTGAAGCAGAAATGGGCGTCAAATTTGATAGACGGTTTGTTTATTTTTTTGCCATGCACATCGATGCTTATTTTGCGCGTGGAGAAAAAGTCAACCTATTAGTCGAGCAGGAGATTGAACACTTTAAAAAAGACCATGGGTTGGCTTATCAAGTGGCTGAACGCTTTAAAGTCGAGGTGTTTAACACCTTCCATCATAGTCTACCGGATATAGAAGTTGCTTATTTGGCCATGCTGCTTGTCAATATGGAAACAGAAAGTACGGATCAAAAAATAGGTATTCTAGTCGCTGCTCACGGTAATAGTACAGCAACCTCGATGGTTAATGTCGTCACAGAATTGTTAGGCGTTGCTCAAATAGACTCACTTGATATGTCACTGGCTATGACGCCTCAAGAGATGTTTGAAGCAGTTGTCGACAAAGTGAAAAAGTTGAATATGGGTAAAGGTGTCTTATTATTAGTCGATATGGGATCCTTGTCAATGATTGAGCCCAAGCTAGTCAAAGCAAGTGGCATAGAGGTCAGGATTATCCAGAATGTGACGACAGTGATGGTCTTAGATGCCGTCCGAAAAGCAGCCTATACGGATAGAACGCTGATGAATGTCTATGATTCAGTTAAACGCGACTTTTTAGCAGCAGTCCGTGCGCAAAAGACCTCTAAAGGTCGGCCAAAAGCAATCGTGTCGATCTGTATGACGGGTTCTGGCACTGCTAAGAAAGTGGCTTCCTTACTTAATGATATTGTTGAGCGGACGACAGATGAGGATGTTCGTGTCTTGACCTTATCGGCTTTAAAAATCAAAGAAGAGATGCCAAAAATTTTAGCCAACTATCAGGTGTTGGCAAGTGTTGGTACCAAAAACCCGAAAATTGAAGCACCCTATATCTCACTTGAAAAGTTGATCGAAGGAAGTGGCACGAATATGCTGACCCAGATTTTGACTAAGGGAGAGATGAGTGAGGTTGACAATAAAAGCCAAAACTATGTCATCAGGGATTTATGTGCGGATATGCTTGAGACCCACCTTGTCTATTTGAATCCGAGATTGATGTTGGATTTCTTGTTAAAATGGACAGATCAAGTTCAGCAGGAATGTCAGATGAATTTTCAGAATGCAACGCTGATTAAATTGATTATTCACAGTGCCTTTGCCTTTGAGCGTGTGATTAAGGAAGACGCCCTAGCCTATGAGGATACAGCAAGTGTGCCCACGCTTGCCTTGCTACCGATCGTATCAAAAACACTATTAACGATGGAGGATGGCCTCAACCTGCGTTTATCTCAAGGAGAAAAACTCTTCATCTGTGA
- the rpoN gene encoding RNA polymerase factor sigma-54, whose amino-acid sequence MIVKPTNQLKQQQSQAQIQKLAMTQKMQQSLHILQVNSTDLVDFLREQALDNPLITIKLTADHPDGSSLSTHANQLSEDKHQAFLAQLPAEKISLFDHLIEQIHLNYRDTFLRTLLLYLVGYIDANGYLTLSVETAASQAGATEVEMLDALTLLQQLEPAGIGARTLQECLMLQTERDNHAPDIAYLLLEESFDQLVNHQWEPISQRYQISLSDIQVIFDYIQSLTPRPGTAYSLPMAQFIKPDLEVTLMNGKLTLGSTRDWQPQVNFQQKYYDRYKQVADTELQDYLTARKAEFDWLKETVEKRGDTILRVGAEILHRQANFFYQQTHPLMPMTLKEIAKALDLHESTISRAVNQKYMRTPFGIYELKSFFTQGISQHQTDGGSNPISNQAVKMKLQAIIDNENKQQPLSDQKIVDLLDKSGVSISRRTVVKYRDSLGIPSSSKRKRY is encoded by the coding sequence ATGATAGTCAAACCCACTAACCAGTTAAAGCAGCAGCAATCACAAGCCCAAATCCAGAAACTTGCTATGACCCAAAAGATGCAGCAATCACTTCATATCTTACAGGTCAACTCGACTGATTTAGTTGATTTTTTACGTGAGCAAGCACTGGATAATCCACTCATCACGATTAAGTTGACAGCTGATCATCCTGATGGTTCCAGCCTATCAACCCATGCCAATCAGCTATCCGAAGATAAGCATCAAGCCTTTTTAGCACAATTACCTGCTGAAAAAATCTCTTTATTTGATCACTTGATAGAGCAGATTCATTTAAACTACCGAGATACTTTTTTACGTACCCTCCTGCTCTATTTAGTGGGTTATATTGATGCAAATGGCTATCTGACACTTTCAGTCGAGACTGCTGCTAGTCAAGCGGGCGCAACAGAGGTTGAGATGCTTGATGCCCTCACACTGTTACAGCAGTTAGAACCTGCGGGCATCGGTGCTAGAACCTTACAAGAGTGTCTCATGTTACAGACAGAGCGCGATAACCATGCACCTGATATTGCCTATCTACTGCTAGAAGAAAGCTTTGATCAACTCGTCAATCACCAATGGGAACCCATCAGTCAGCGCTACCAGATAAGTTTAAGCGATATACAAGTTATTTTTGACTATATCCAGAGTTTAACGCCTCGACCGGGCACTGCCTATAGCCTCCCCATGGCCCAGTTCATCAAACCTGATTTAGAGGTAACCCTGATGAATGGCAAGCTGACCCTTGGATCAACCAGAGACTGGCAACCGCAAGTTAATTTTCAGCAAAAATACTATGATCGCTACAAACAAGTAGCCGATACCGAATTACAAGACTATTTAACCGCACGTAAAGCCGAGTTTGACTGGTTAAAAGAAACCGTTGAAAAGCGTGGGGATACCATCCTGCGTGTGGGAGCTGAGATCCTCCATCGACAAGCCAACTTCTTTTATCAACAGACGCACCCTCTGATGCCGATGACCTTAAAAGAAATCGCAAAAGCCCTAGACTTACACGAATCGACAATCAGTCGGGCTGTCAACCAAAAATATATGAGAACGCCATTCGGCATTTATGAGCTGAAATCATTTTTCACCCAGGGTATCTCACAGCATCAGACAGATGGCGGCAGTAACCCGATCTCAAACCAAGCAGTAAAAATGAAACTACAAGCCATTATTGATAATGAAAATAAGCAGCAACCACTCTCTGATCAAAAAATCGTGGACTTGCTTGACAAATCAGGGGTTAGCATTTCACGTCGCACAGTCGTCAAATACAGAGACAGCTTAGGTATCCCATCATCTAGTAAAAGAAAACGTTATTGA
- a CDS encoding MurR/RpiR family transcriptional regulator: MGLLIIRLITFLNSQSPDSTYYHVAVTMLENYSRIHLISIEEIAKLCHVSKSTISKFTRQLGFDDYLDLKDNAAFVENRFNNPLNYVSNILTSIESDGVNDYLNAVCKDINYLGEHMDFSAIDHVAKAISDYDHVAAFGLMFSESAAIDLQCKLAYNGKFIRSFQDDVLQEAFLKKAKSDTLILILTNSGEYLTKQQIKLGTPRKNVFLSTQAKIAVISSNPEVKKLSFVSESIIFPHQTKYQTHAILYQIINDLIVHRYRYFHGISTR; the protein is encoded by the coding sequence ATGGGCCTACTCATTATTCGATTAATCACGTTTTTAAATAGTCAATCACCAGATTCGACCTATTATCATGTTGCTGTCACTATGCTAGAAAACTATAGTAGGATACACCTTATCAGTATTGAGGAGATCGCTAAACTATGCCATGTATCAAAATCAACAATCTCAAAATTCACAAGACAACTAGGATTTGATGACTACTTAGATTTAAAAGACAATGCTGCTTTTGTTGAGAATCGATTTAATAATCCACTAAACTATGTGTCTAATATTTTAACGTCTATAGAGTCCGATGGGGTAAATGACTATTTAAATGCTGTCTGTAAAGATATCAACTATTTAGGAGAGCACATGGATTTCTCAGCTATCGATCATGTTGCAAAAGCAATTAGTGACTATGATCATGTAGCAGCGTTTGGGTTAATGTTCTCAGAGTCAGCAGCCATCGATTTACAGTGCAAACTTGCATACAATGGTAAGTTTATTCGTTCTTTTCAGGATGATGTCCTCCAAGAAGCGTTTTTAAAAAAAGCAAAATCAGATACATTGATTCTCATCTTGACAAATTCTGGAGAATATTTAACTAAACAGCAAATCAAGTTAGGTACGCCTAGAAAAAATGTTTTTTTATCGACGCAGGCAAAAATTGCCGTGATAAGTTCTAATCCAGAAGTAAAAAAACTGTCGTTTGTGAGTGAATCTATCATTTTTCCACATCAAACGAAGTACCAGACGCATGCCATTCTTTATCAAATCATCAATGACTTAATTGTCCATAGGTATAGATATTTTCATGGGATATCAACACGCTAG
- a CDS encoding energy-coupling factor ABC transporter ATP-binding protein, with protein sequence MQKILEIKNLSYKYDGESDIYAVNDVSFDILRGEWVSIIGRNGSGKSTTARLIDGLMAASSGQIIIDGKQLTEENVWELRQKIGMVFQNPDNQFVGSTVEDDVAFGMENQGVPRVEMLSRVEAALARVDMSEFKTKEPARLSGGQKQRVAIAGIVALRPDIIILDEATSMLDPKGRLAIVDVVREIKEQFDLTVISITHDLDEASLSDKIIVMKDGQIEQIAKPSQLFLNNNLVEIGLDVPFSANVANDLRQAGLDIPETYYTESELADFLCQSILTK encoded by the coding sequence ATGCAGAAAATTCTGGAAATAAAAAATTTAAGCTATAAATATGATGGAGAAAGCGACATTTATGCGGTAAATGACGTCTCTTTTGATATCTTGCGTGGGGAGTGGGTGTCTATTATCGGGCGTAATGGTTCTGGTAAGTCAACCACAGCACGTTTGATTGATGGCTTAATGGCCGCATCTTCTGGTCAAATCATCATAGATGGCAAGCAGTTGACGGAAGAAAATGTGTGGGAACTCCGCCAAAAAATCGGTATGGTTTTCCAAAATCCAGATAATCAGTTTGTCGGCTCAACAGTCGAAGATGACGTTGCCTTTGGTATGGAAAATCAGGGGGTACCACGTGTTGAGATGTTATCACGTGTAGAAGCTGCCTTAGCGCGAGTTGACATGTCTGAGTTTAAAACAAAGGAGCCAGCACGGTTGTCGGGTGGCCAAAAGCAGCGCGTTGCTATCGCAGGTATCGTTGCCTTACGACCAGATATCATCATCTTGGATGAAGCGACGTCGATGCTAGATCCTAAAGGCAGATTAGCGATTGTAGACGTTGTGCGAGAAATCAAGGAGCAGTTCGATTTGACTGTCATCTCGATTACACATGATTTGGATGAAGCTAGTCTATCTGATAAGATTATCGTGATGAAAGATGGCCAGATAGAACAGATTGCCAAACCCAGTCAACTTTTTCTTAACAATAATTTGGTCGAGATTGGCCTTGATGTGCCATTTTCCGCGAATGTCGCGAATGATTTACGACAAGCTGGCCTAGATATTCCCGAAACATACTATACAGAAAGCGAGTTAGCTGACTTTTTATGCCAATCAATTTTGACAAAGTAA
- a CDS encoding N-acetyldiaminopimelate deacetylase, with product MLDLIATRRDLHQIPEIGLEEFETHAYLMAKIAELTAGKSFVTIKTWQTGIVVKLTGTAPEKTIGWRTDIDGLPIIEDTGLDFKSRHEGRMHACGHDMHMTLALGVLEQLLVTQPKHNLIFLFQPAEENEAGGMLMYEAGMLDGEFRPDAFYGLHVRPDLKVGDIATNTSTLFAGTCEVKVAFKGTGGHAAFPHHANDALVAASYFITQVQTIVSRNVDPIEGAVVTFGSMHAGTTNNVISETAYLHGTIRTLTQEMNDLTQKRIREIAQGIATSFDLAVEIDLRQGGYLPVENNPELAEELMTFFDQAEGVNLIDIAPAMTGEDFGYLLSKIPGVMFWLGIDTPYALHHPKMSPDEAALAFGVKQISNFIKTKAG from the coding sequence ATGCTTGATTTAATCGCGACGCGCAGAGACTTACATCAAATTCCAGAAATTGGGTTAGAAGAATTCGAAACACATGCCTATCTGATGGCAAAAATAGCTGAGCTGACCGCAGGGAAATCGTTTGTTACCATCAAAACCTGGCAAACGGGCATTGTCGTCAAGTTAACGGGTACTGCACCAGAGAAAACGATCGGCTGGCGGACAGATATTGACGGCTTACCGATTATCGAAGATACTGGTCTAGATTTCAAGTCACGTCATGAAGGTCGCATGCATGCCTGTGGCCATGATATGCACATGACCTTAGCGCTAGGTGTCTTGGAGCAGCTGTTAGTCACGCAACCCAAGCATAATCTGATTTTTCTATTTCAGCCTGCTGAGGAAAATGAAGCAGGTGGTATGCTGATGTATGAAGCCGGAATGCTCGATGGCGAGTTTCGACCGGATGCATTTTACGGTCTGCATGTTCGGCCTGATCTAAAAGTTGGTGATATCGCGACCAATACATCGACCCTATTTGCAGGTACCTGTGAAGTTAAGGTTGCCTTTAAGGGCACTGGTGGTCATGCAGCTTTTCCACACCATGCTAATGATGCCTTGGTCGCGGCAAGTTATTTTATCACCCAAGTTCAGACAATCGTCAGTCGAAATGTTGACCCGATAGAGGGTGCTGTTGTCACCTTTGGTAGTATGCATGCTGGGACGACTAATAATGTCATTTCTGAAACTGCCTATCTACACGGAACGATTCGGACCTTGACTCAGGAAATGAATGACCTGACACAAAAACGGATTCGTGAGATTGCGCAAGGGATTGCCACTAGTTTTGACTTAGCTGTTGAGATTGATCTCAGACAAGGTGGCTATCTGCCAGTCGAAAACAATCCTGAGTTAGCTGAGGAGCTGATGACCTTTTTTGATCAAGCAGAAGGTGTTAACTTGATTGACATCGCGCCTGCCATGACAGGAGAAGACTTTGGCTATCTGCTATCTAAAATCCCAGGTGTCATGTTCTGGTTAGGCATAGATACGCCATATGCCTTGCATCATCCTAAGATGTCACCAGATGAAGCGGCACTAGCATTTGGTGTCAAACAGATTTCAAATTTTATCAAAACAAAAGCAGGCTAA
- the dapD gene encoding 2,3,4,5-tetrahydropyridine-2,6-dicarboxylate N-acetyltransferase, translating to MSAQEIIQFIANAEKKTTVKVTFSGELAAAIPQSVIQLGNVLFGDWAVIAPLLSKLTENQDYVVEQDGRNSAVPLLDKRDINARIEPGAVIRDQVTIGDNAVIMMGAVINIGAEIGAGTMIDMGAILGGRATVGTNSHIGAGAVLAGVIEPASAEPVRIGNDVLVGANAVVIEGVQVGNGSVVAAGAIVTQDVPENVVVAGVPARIIKAIDDRTKQKTALEEALRTL from the coding sequence ATGAGCGCACAGGAAATTATTCAATTTATCGCTAATGCTGAGAAAAAAACAACTGTTAAAGTGACTTTTTCAGGTGAGTTGGCAGCCGCTATTCCACAATCAGTTATACAACTCGGTAATGTCCTTTTTGGTGACTGGGCTGTTATTGCCCCACTACTCAGTAAGTTGACAGAAAATCAAGATTACGTTGTCGAACAAGATGGCCGTAATTCAGCTGTTCCTTTACTGGATAAACGAGACATTAATGCACGTATTGAACCAGGTGCTGTCATCCGAGATCAAGTGACGATCGGTGATAATGCGGTGATCATGATGGGCGCTGTGATTAATATCGGTGCTGAAATCGGTGCTGGTACGATGATTGATATGGGGGCTATCTTAGGTGGTCGTGCGACAGTTGGTACAAACTCACATATTGGTGCGGGTGCTGTCCTAGCTGGCGTTATCGAGCCTGCAAGTGCGGAACCAGTACGTATTGGTAACGACGTCTTAGTCGGTGCCAATGCTGTTGTGATCGAGGGTGTTCAAGTTGGTAATGGATCAGTTGTTGCAGCTGGTGCCATCGTGACACAAGATGTACCTGAAAATGTCGTTGTAGCTGGTGTGCCAGCACGTATCATCAAAGCAATAGATGATAGAACAAAACAAAAAACTGCCCTTGAAGAAGCACTTCGCACGCTTTAA
- a CDS encoding energy-coupling factor transporter ATPase — MPINFDKVTYTYQPNTPFESRALFDIDLDIIDGSFTALVGHTGSGKSTLLQQLNALLLPTSGTVTVDDTIIKSTSKGKEVKPVRKKVGVVFQFPETQLFDETVLKDVAFGPQNFGVSKADAEATAREKLRLVGISDDLFDRSPFELSGGQMRRVAIAGILAMNPSVLVLDEPTAGLDPKSRINMMRLFDSIHASGVTLILVTHLMDDVADYADMMYVLEKGRIIKSGQPRELFQDVNFMTTHQLGVPKATQFAMLLQARGQHFEQLPITRAELVNLLTEAAAHG; from the coding sequence ATGCCAATCAATTTTGACAAAGTAACCTATACCTATCAGCCTAACACGCCTTTCGAAAGTCGGGCCTTGTTTGACATTGACCTAGATATTATCGACGGGAGTTTTACAGCACTTGTCGGACATACTGGTTCTGGAAAGTCGACCTTGCTGCAACAGCTGAATGCTTTATTATTACCGACCTCTGGCACTGTCACGGTCGATGATACCATCATCAAATCAACCAGCAAGGGCAAAGAGGTCAAACCTGTTCGGAAAAAAGTAGGGGTTGTGTTCCAATTTCCCGAAACCCAGTTATTTGATGAAACAGTGCTTAAAGATGTTGCCTTTGGGCCACAAAATTTTGGTGTGTCTAAAGCCGATGCTGAGGCGACTGCGCGTGAAAAATTACGCTTAGTTGGCATTTCTGATGACCTGTTTGATCGCTCACCATTTGAACTATCTGGTGGTCAGATGCGACGTGTTGCCATTGCAGGTATCCTCGCTATGAATCCGAGCGTACTCGTCCTAGATGAGCCAACAGCAGGGCTAGATCCCAAGTCTAGAATTAACATGATGCGCTTGTTTGATAGCATTCATGCGTCAGGGGTTACGTTGATTTTAGTTACGCATCTCATGGATGATGTCGCTGACTATGCCGACATGATGTACGTCTTAGAAAAAGGGCGTATCATCAAATCTGGTCAACCACGTGAGCTGTTTCAAGATGTTAACTTTATGACAACACACCAGTTAGGTGTGCCGAAAGCAACACAGTTTGCCATGCTTTTACAAGCACGTGGACAGCACTTTGAACAGTTGCCCATCACGCGCGCTGAGCTAGTTAACTTACTAACGGAGGCTGCGGCTCATGGATAA
- a CDS encoding energy-coupling factor transporter transmembrane component T family protein yields the protein MDKLIIGRYIPGDSVIHRMDPRSKLVAMFAFVFIIFLAHDVVGYGILALFSLLGVLMSRIKLSYFLKGLRPMLGLILFTVVFQMLFTTGGEVLFQIWILKITTYSLQNAFFIFMRFVLIIFMSTLLTLTTPPLTLADGIETSLAPLKKIKVPVHEIGLMLSISLRFIPTLMDDTTMIMNAQKSRGMDFGEGNLVQKVKSVIPILIPLFVSSFRRADDLAVAMESRGYQGGDGRSKYRVLKWQIYDTLLLISLIAVMAILIGWNTIN from the coding sequence ATGGATAAATTGATTATTGGGCGTTATATCCCAGGAGATTCTGTGATTCATCGCATGGACCCTCGCAGTAAGCTAGTGGCCATGTTTGCCTTTGTCTTCATCATCTTTTTGGCACATGATGTCGTGGGTTACGGTATTTTGGCCTTATTCAGTCTACTAGGTGTTCTGATGAGTCGGATTAAACTCTCTTATTTTCTTAAGGGGTTACGGCCGATGCTAGGTTTGATTTTATTTACAGTCGTCTTTCAGATGTTATTTACAACAGGAGGAGAAGTCCTCTTTCAAATCTGGATTTTAAAAATCACAACTTATTCCTTGCAAAATGCCTTTTTCATTTTTATGCGGTTTGTCTTGATTATCTTTATGTCGACCTTATTGACTTTGACAACCCCGCCATTAACCTTGGCTGACGGTATAGAAACGAGTCTAGCACCCTTAAAAAAAATTAAAGTACCTGTTCATGAGATTGGCTTGATGTTATCTATTTCGCTTCGGTTCATCCCGACTTTGATGGATGATACGACCATGATTATGAATGCCCAAAAATCGCGTGGTATGGATTTCGGTGAAGGCAACTTAGTTCAAAAAGTCAAGTCGGTTATTCCGATTCTTATCCCGCTTTTTGTCTCTAGTTTCAGACGGGCAGATGATTTAGCCGTTGCCATGGAAAGTCGTGGTTATCAAGGTGGTGACGGTCGCAGTAAATATCGTGTCCTGAAATGGCAAATCTATGATACACTATTACTTATCAGCTTGATTGCTGTCATGGCGATCTTGATTGGCTGGAATACGATTAACTAG